In [Clostridium] cellulosi, one genomic interval encodes:
- a CDS encoding hypothetical protein (High confidence in function and specificity) yields MKIGCCCNMIATQKDGIGFEHAKNLIELGYDYIELPLAQLMALEDDDFLKIKESLKLFGIKCKTCNNFFPANIKLTGPAVNESVVKDYVVRAVGRASQLGVDTIVFGSSGAKNVPAGFDHKKAWTQLVNLLNYVDTVVRPLGIVIAIEPLNKSESNIINTVKEGCDLAKEVDSPNIGLLVDYYHLMVENDDMYSMIPFSDKIFHVHLANPEGRCFPSPTDTANYKEFFSLLNKIGYNRRVSVEAYSNNIGQDATVALNYLREIIA; encoded by the coding sequence ATGAAAATCGGCTGCTGCTGCAACATGATTGCAACCCAAAAGGATGGAATCGGATTCGAACACGCAAAAAACCTTATTGAATTAGGATATGATTACATAGAACTTCCTCTCGCCCAACTTATGGCGCTTGAAGATGATGATTTCCTAAAAATAAAAGAAAGTTTGAAGTTGTTCGGGATAAAGTGCAAAACCTGCAATAACTTCTTTCCAGCCAACATAAAGCTGACAGGTCCGGCTGTCAATGAATCGGTTGTCAAAGATTATGTTGTCAGGGCAGTGGGGCGTGCTTCTCAACTGGGCGTTGATACAATTGTTTTTGGCAGTTCAGGAGCTAAAAATGTACCAGCCGGATTTGACCATAAAAAGGCGTGGACACAACTTGTCAACCTTTTAAATTATGTTGACACCGTTGTGAGACCATTAGGAATTGTCATTGCGATTGAACCTTTAAACAAATCGGAAAGCAATATCATCAATACGGTCAAAGAAGGCTGCGATTTGGCTAAAGAGGTAGACAGCCCTAATATTGGATTATTGGTGGATTATTATCACCTGATGGTTGAAAACGATGATATGTATTCAATGATTCCTTTTTCCGACAAGATTTTTCACGTTCATTTGGCTAATCCTGAAGGAAGGTGCTTCCCATCACCGACCGATACAGCAAATTATAAAGAATTTTTCAGTTTGCTCAATAAAATCGGTTATAACAGGCGGGTAAGCGTTGAGGCATATTCAAATAATATTGGACAGGACGCGACCGTGGCACTGAATTATTTGAGAGAAATAATCGCTTAA
- the yrvN gene encoding putative AAA domain-containing protein YrvN (High confidence in function and specificity) → MNPLADRIRPQTLDDVVGQTHLLGKGALLRRVVESGQIPNMIFYGPPGTGKTTVASIIANSAGKTLHKLNGTTASTSDIKSVVGELDTFAGVGGVLLYLDEIQYLNKKQQQSLLEFIENGQITLIASTTENPYFYVYNAILSRATIFEFKPVSKDEVKKAVERAFRIIGEERGAPLDIEDGVCDHIAQLCGGDVRKAINAAELLSLAAKDGRVTLADAREAAQRSSMKYDRDGDEHYDILSALQKSVRGSDTDAALHYLARLLEAGDLISPCRRLLVMASEDIGMAYPLAAVIVKSCVDSAMQLGLPEARIPLAQAVITLCTAPKSNSGVIAIDKAMADVEAGMVYEIPAHLRDSHYKGAAKLGRGNGYLYPHDFKNHWVKQQYLPDKLKGRQYYQFGPNKTEQAAKAYWDKVKGESKE, encoded by the coding sequence ATGAATCCGCTGGCGGATAGGATACGTCCGCAGACTTTGGATGATGTTGTCGGGCAAACACATCTTTTGGGCAAAGGTGCTTTGCTGCGCCGCGTCGTCGAATCGGGTCAAATCCCGAACATGATTTTCTATGGCCCTCCGGGGACAGGCAAAACCACAGTGGCTTCGATTATTGCAAATTCAGCCGGAAAAACATTGCACAAGCTCAACGGCACGACTGCTTCAACCTCCGACATAAAATCAGTAGTAGGGGAACTTGATACGTTCGCCGGGGTCGGGGGTGTTTTGCTATATCTTGACGAGATCCAGTATTTGAATAAAAAGCAGCAGCAGTCTTTGCTTGAATTTATAGAGAACGGGCAGATAACGCTTATCGCCTCGACCACCGAGAACCCTTACTTTTATGTATATAACGCCATCCTCAGCCGGGCCACTATCTTTGAGTTTAAGCCTGTCTCAAAAGACGAGGTGAAAAAGGCCGTTGAGCGTGCCTTCCGAATCATCGGCGAAGAAAGAGGCGCTCCGCTCGATATAGAGGACGGCGTCTGCGACCATATTGCGCAGCTTTGCGGCGGCGATGTCAGAAAGGCAATCAATGCGGCGGAACTGTTGTCATTGGCGGCGAAAGACGGGCGCGTGACGCTTGCCGACGCCAGGGAAGCGGCCCAGCGCAGCTCTATGAAATATGACCGGGACGGGGATGAGCATTATGATATCCTGTCGGCACTGCAAAAATCCGTCCGAGGCTCGGATACCGACGCGGCTTTGCATTATCTGGCGCGGCTTTTAGAGGCGGGCGACCTGATTTCACCATGCCGCAGGCTGCTTGTCATGGCGAGCGAAGATATCGGCATGGCTTACCCTTTGGCGGCCGTTATCGTGAAATCCTGCGTCGATTCAGCCATGCAACTGGGTCTGCCGGAAGCGCGCATACCCCTTGCGCAGGCCGTCATTACCCTCTGCACCGCGCCGAAATCAAATTCTGGAGTTATTGCAATTGATAAGGCAATGGCAGATGTAGAAGCCGGCATGGTGTATGAGATACCCGCGCACCTGAGGGACAGCCATTACAAAGGCGCGGCAAAGCTGGGCCGCGGAAATGGTTATCTATATCCTCACGACTTCAAAAACCATTGGGTCAAACAGCAGTATCTGCCTGATAAGCTCAAGGGCAGGCAATATTACCAGTTCGGCCCAAACAAGACCGAACAGGCGGCAAAAGCTTATTGGGATAAAGTTAAGGGCGAAAGTAAGGAATAA
- a CDS encoding hypothetical protein (High confidence in function and specificity), giving the protein MKDLSNKTLGIIHASIITTQAVKPYIEKIIPEVKIMHVVDDTIQRDNIAAGVGVIPKVNYYKFAQYAHNLEEAKVDLIMLACSTFNYAAELARPMINTPIVQIDRPMMEQAVQMGKRIGLLATLATTVPSSERLLKIAAAEAGKEIEINTVLCSEAFEEYEKGNIEKHNEILFDSIDKLSKSVDVIVMAQLSMSALAPYLTNTRVPVLNSGTTGFERVRQLLENM; this is encoded by the coding sequence TTGAAGGATTTAAGCAACAAAACGCTGGGAATTATTCATGCATCCATCATCACAACGCAGGCTGTAAAACCCTATATCGAAAAGATAATTCCTGAAGTAAAAATCATGCACGTGGTAGATGACACCATCCAGAGAGATAATATTGCGGCCGGTGTTGGTGTCATACCAAAGGTCAATTATTACAAATTTGCGCAATATGCACACAACCTTGAAGAAGCAAAAGTTGACCTTATAATGCTTGCCTGCTCAACCTTCAATTATGCAGCAGAACTTGCCCGTCCGATGATAAATACTCCAATCGTCCAGATTGACCGTCCTATGATGGAACAAGCAGTACAGATGGGTAAACGCATTGGATTGCTGGCCACGCTTGCAACCACTGTTCCTTCTTCTGAGAGGCTTTTAAAAATAGCTGCGGCGGAAGCCGGCAAGGAAATAGAAATCAATACTGTGCTTTGCAGCGAAGCCTTTGAGGAATATGAAAAAGGCAACATTGAAAAGCACAATGAGATACTGTTTGACAGCATAGATAAACTTTCAAAATCCGTTGATGTAATTGTTATGGCTCAACTGTCAATGTCGGCTCTTGCCCCTTACCTTACTAACACGAGAGTTCCGGTTCTCAACAGTGGAACCACCGGTTTTGAGAGGGTTCGCCAGCTTCTCGAAAATATGTGA
- a CDS encoding esterase (High confidence in function and specificity), whose product MAFFEGSIYSDALGISTSICVSLPYDTNNKSDGKPPVLYLLHGLFDNHTAWVRNTNVDMLAKKYGFAVVMPNAGKSYYTDMKYGPKYFTYISEELPELCRRMFNVSEKREKTFVAGISMGGYGALKLGLRRPDIFGGCAGISAAADIKPRAADYKNRPEMRAVFGETGVAPEDDDLFLLAEKQRGTKCKILMHCGLSDTKLNENWELYKALLKNGFDVEYIESEGAHDWTYWERILPQVMEYFALRGVNL is encoded by the coding sequence ATGGCATTCTTTGAGGGCAGCATTTATTCAGACGCACTCGGCATTTCAACCTCAATTTGTGTCTCGCTGCCTTATGATACAAACAATAAATCAGATGGAAAGCCGCCGGTTTTATACCTGCTACACGGATTGTTTGACAACCATACGGCTTGGGTAAGAAACACCAATGTTGATATGCTGGCAAAGAAATACGGGTTTGCCGTAGTCATGCCGAACGCGGGGAAAAGCTACTACACCGATATGAAGTACGGCCCTAAGTATTTTACTTATATTTCGGAAGAATTGCCGGAACTTTGCCGCAGAATGTTTAATGTAAGTGAAAAACGGGAAAAAACATTTGTGGCGGGGATTTCAATGGGCGGATACGGCGCGCTGAAGCTGGGGCTCAGAAGGCCGGACATATTCGGGGGCTGCGCAGGGATTTCCGCGGCGGCCGATATCAAGCCCCGCGCCGCAGACTATAAGAACAGGCCAGAGATGAGGGCTGTATTCGGGGAAACTGGCGTTGCCCCTGAGGATGACGACCTCTTTCTGCTCGCTGAAAAACAGCGCGGGACAAAATGTAAGATACTTATGCACTGCGGGCTTTCCGACACAAAACTCAATGAAAACTGGGAGCTTTATAAGGCACTTCTCAAGAACGGATTCGACGTTGAGTATATAGAGTCGGAAGGCGCTCACGACTGGACATATTGGGAGCGGATACTGCCGCAAGTTATGGAATATTTCGCCTTAAGGGGGGTTAATTTATGA
- a CDS encoding hypothetical protein (High confidence in function and specificity) — protein sequence MQKSIDVSVKVDAGHIIQNYEHKWRFIGYDECNYTDTPGGEELLNSFGSLADAPYYIRTHHLLCTGNCLGTYKWGSTNVYTEDENGNPVYNFEIFDNIIDTILKTNNKPFMELGFMPLDLLDPSLFAECDKWSKYSHYVNKAHTYPPKDYNKWADLVAVLAKHCVERYGEQEVLTWYWELWNEPDLPYYWNGTIEEYCKLYDYTEASLHSVLPQAKLGGPATTGPELGKKSAQYLEAFLSHCRDGVNYATGSTGTRLDYITFHVKGGNFAFDLNAKKETPTVKTLIKQVKTGLEIIKKYGYEDREVVLSEADPDGWAAGGIYDNPNFNFRNTEYYASYIASSYNHIDCIANQMNMDVKPIAWAFMFNGERCFEGTRTFSTQGIKKASFNTFRILSKMGSKKLYFKSSQEKDVLSVENLHGENEDAELSGSAAINDEGNIQILLFSHHDDVDKQQDFKVNIEINNVPFTGNAVVKQYRIDAEHSNAYAEWLKQGKPKYPLGQKYAMIKAKDNLEQIGSSEEFMITDGYLKLQCSMPTHAVSLIEIISKK from the coding sequence ATGCAAAAAAGTATCGACGTGAGCGTTAAAGTTGATGCCGGGCATATAATTCAAAACTACGAGCACAAATGGAGATTTATCGGGTATGATGAATGCAATTATACTGATACGCCTGGCGGCGAAGAGCTTTTAAACAGTTTCGGCAGCCTCGCTGACGCTCCGTATTATATAAGAACCCACCATCTTCTTTGCACTGGAAACTGCCTTGGAACATATAAATGGGGCTCCACAAACGTATATACCGAAGACGAAAATGGCAATCCTGTATACAACTTCGAAATTTTCGATAACATTATTGATACCATCTTAAAAACAAATAATAAACCGTTCATGGAATTAGGGTTCATGCCCTTAGATCTTCTTGATCCCTCTTTATTTGCCGAGTGCGATAAATGGTCAAAATATAGCCATTATGTGAACAAGGCTCATACTTACCCGCCGAAAGATTACAACAAATGGGCTGATCTTGTCGCTGTATTGGCCAAGCACTGTGTTGAACGGTACGGTGAGCAGGAAGTCCTGACTTGGTATTGGGAGCTTTGGAATGAGCCAGATCTGCCGTACTATTGGAACGGCACAATTGAAGAGTACTGCAAACTGTATGATTACACCGAAGCGTCGCTTCATTCGGTACTGCCGCAGGCAAAACTCGGCGGCCCGGCGACTACAGGCCCTGAACTTGGCAAAAAGTCGGCCCAGTACCTTGAAGCGTTCCTGTCTCACTGCAGGGATGGGGTCAATTACGCCACTGGTTCAACCGGTACACGCCTTGACTATATAACATTCCATGTAAAGGGCGGCAATTTCGCGTTTGATCTTAATGCTAAGAAAGAGACTCCCACGGTTAAAACACTGATTAAGCAAGTAAAAACCGGGCTTGAAATAATCAAAAAATATGGTTACGAAGACCGCGAGGTCGTCCTGTCCGAAGCGGACCCGGACGGCTGGGCGGCGGGCGGTATTTATGACAACCCCAATTTTAATTTCAGAAACACTGAATATTATGCAAGCTATATAGCGTCAAGCTATAACCATATAGATTGCATTGCCAATCAGATGAATATGGACGTCAAGCCAATTGCATGGGCGTTTATGTTCAACGGGGAAAGATGTTTTGAAGGAACCCGGACATTCTCAACACAAGGTATTAAAAAAGCCTCGTTCAACACTTTTAGAATTTTATCCAAAATGGGCAGTAAAAAGCTTTACTTCAAAAGTTCTCAGGAAAAAGACGTTCTATCCGTTGAGAATTTACATGGTGAAAATGAGGATGCTGAACTTTCGGGATCCGCAGCAATAAACGATGAAGGAAATATCCAAATACTGCTTTTCAGCCACCACGATGACGTGGATAAACAGCAGGATTTTAAGGTTAACATTGAGATAAACAACGTACCTTTTACCGGAAACGCCGTCGTAAAGCAATATAGAATTGACGCAGAGCACAGCAATGCCTATGCTGAGTGGTTAAAACAGGGTAAACCAAAATACCCGCTTGGCCAAAAATATGCTATGATAAAAGCAAAAGATAATTTGGAACAAATAGGGTCATCAGAGGAGTTTATGATTACTGACGGTTATCTGAAACTTCAGTGTTCCATGCCAACTCACGCAGTTTCACTGATTGAAATAATCAGCAAGAAATAA
- a CDS encoding XRE family transcriptional regulator (High confidence in function and specificity), with the protein MMEIGINIKKIRKQQNRTLQDVADCCGFSKSLLSKIENGIVVPPVATLSKIAEALGTKVSALLEDGESESAIFTQSQDVKNGPLVHTDKGYKFFAFANEFKDKKMQPCLFMGKKGEVKKHSVSHSGEEFIYMLEGKMRVKVGKVAYELNPGDSLYFNSLEEHGIMPVSDEVKYINIFVE; encoded by the coding sequence ATGATGGAAATAGGCATCAATATCAAGAAAATCAGAAAACAGCAGAATCGTACTTTGCAGGATGTAGCGGATTGCTGCGGTTTTTCTAAGAGTTTATTGTCAAAAATAGAAAACGGTATCGTCGTACCGCCGGTCGCTACATTGTCCAAGATAGCGGAAGCGTTGGGGACAAAAGTATCGGCGCTGCTGGAAGACGGTGAGAGTGAAAGTGCCATTTTTACACAAAGCCAGGATGTAAAAAACGGACCACTTGTTCATACGGATAAAGGGTATAAGTTCTTTGCTTTTGCCAATGAATTTAAGGATAAAAAAATGCAGCCTTGTTTGTTCATGGGCAAAAAGGGTGAAGTTAAGAAACATTCCGTTTCCCATAGCGGAGAAGAATTCATTTATATGCTCGAGGGGAAAATGAGGGTAAAGGTCGGCAAAGTTGCATATGAATTAAATCCCGGAGACAGTCTGTATTTTAATTCACTTGAGGAACATGGAATAATGCCGGTCTCTGATGAGGTCAAATATATTAATATTTTTGTTGAATAA
- a CDS encoding family 1 extracellular solute-binding protein (High confidence in function and specificity), with the protein MKKKLLAVISAACAAAVLLTSCSGGSKNSSSSNSSGTKFPANTNFTMWSFSALHTSFFKNAETQWNIAHPDTKIKLEITTMNVNDLRNKLLVAISAGTGAPDFANVEAGASFQSVLKGTPQLVDLSDLIANEKDKFLKAKLDAYSKDGKLYGIDFQGGATLTFYNTEIFKQAGLDPTTIKTWDDFIAAGKTIKEKTGKLMFYTSQNIDREYQLLVGQMGSDYFDKDGKCILDNETNVKALKMLHDMIYVDKIAAPAPGGSNDTEQAYGAIDKGNVAAVIMPDYYLNRFTNYMPDLKGKILISAPPAFPDAKYKTVVAGGTGTCITKQCQNIELAKKFLYESKVTEQACNNIWTILGNDPPRTDVWDTISESIDPNNKYVQYFVNGKDLFKVLSSFKDSVGVITNNQYTPILIDNLTNSAFYRVLVNNSQDPEAALKSVADEVRKEM; encoded by the coding sequence ATGAAGAAAAAGCTTCTAGCAGTCATTTCGGCTGCCTGCGCAGCTGCAGTTCTACTTACTAGCTGCTCTGGTGGTAGCAAGAATTCGTCAAGTAGCAATAGCAGTGGCACAAAATTCCCGGCAAACACCAATTTTACAATGTGGTCTTTTTCAGCTCTCCACACATCATTCTTTAAGAATGCAGAAACCCAGTGGAATATAGCACATCCGGATACAAAGATAAAGCTCGAAATCACAACAATGAACGTTAACGACCTCAGAAATAAGCTTCTTGTTGCTATTTCTGCTGGAACAGGTGCACCGGACTTCGCAAATGTTGAAGCAGGTGCTTCATTCCAGAGCGTATTAAAAGGAACTCCTCAGCTCGTAGACCTTTCTGACCTTATTGCAAACGAGAAGGATAAATTCCTCAAAGCAAAACTTGACGCGTATTCGAAAGATGGCAAGCTTTACGGAATTGACTTCCAGGGTGGCGCAACGCTTACCTTCTACAACACGGAAATCTTTAAGCAAGCTGGCCTTGATCCGACCACAATCAAAACATGGGATGATTTTATAGCTGCCGGTAAAACAATAAAAGAAAAGACCGGTAAACTCATGTTCTATACCTCACAGAACATTGACCGCGAATATCAGCTGCTTGTAGGTCAAATGGGTTCAGACTACTTTGACAAAGATGGCAAATGTATTCTCGACAATGAGACTAACGTCAAGGCTTTAAAGATGCTCCATGACATGATTTATGTCGATAAGATCGCAGCACCGGCACCTGGTGGATCTAACGATACTGAGCAGGCTTATGGTGCAATCGATAAGGGCAATGTTGCTGCCGTAATTATGCCTGACTATTATCTCAACAGATTTACTAACTATATGCCTGACCTTAAAGGCAAGATTCTTATTTCGGCACCCCCGGCATTCCCAGATGCAAAATATAAGACTGTTGTCGCCGGAGGCACCGGAACATGCATAACAAAGCAGTGCCAAAATATTGAGCTGGCAAAGAAGTTCCTTTATGAGTCAAAGGTAACAGAACAAGCCTGCAACAATATTTGGACAATACTTGGCAACGATCCTCCGAGAACCGACGTTTGGGACACAATTTCTGAGAGCATTGATCCGAACAACAAGTACGTTCAGTACTTTGTCAACGGGAAAGATTTGTTCAAAGTTCTCAGCTCCTTTAAGGATAGCGTCGGAGTTATCACCAACAATCAGTATACGCCTATATTGATTGATAACCTGACAAACAGCGCATTCTACAGGGTGCTTGTCAACAACAGCCAAGATCCCGAAGCTGCGCTGAAGAGTGTTGCTGATGAAGTCAGGAAAGAGATGTAA
- the glyA gene encoding Serine hydroxymethyltransferase (High confidence in function and specificity), translating to MNANMLDTIGFVKSVDPEVGEAMSQELMRQRRNIELIASENIVSPAVMAAMGSVLTNKYAEGYPGKRYYGGCQYVDIVENIAIERAKKLFGADHVNVQPHSGAQANIAVYFALLKPGDTIMGMSLAEGGHLTHGSPVNISGKYFNVVPYGVNPETQVIDYDMMLETAKKVRPKLIVAGASAYPRIIDFERISKIAKEVGALFMVDMAHIAGLVAAGLHPSPVPYADVVTTTTHKTLRGPRGGMIMCREEFAKAIDKAIFPGTQGGPLMHVIAGKAVCLGEALKPEFKAYQTQIVKNAAALAKGLLSRGFNLVSGGTDNHLMLVDLRPFKITGKELERRLDEVYITVNKNAIPNDPEKPFVTSGIRVGTPAVTSRGMKEEDMEKIAEFIYQAASDFDNKVDSIRQGVKELCAKYPLYE from the coding sequence ATGAACGCAAACATGCTTGACACTATCGGCTTTGTAAAAAGTGTCGACCCCGAAGTGGGGGAAGCAATGAGCCAAGAACTCATGCGTCAGCGCCGCAACATTGAGCTTATAGCTTCGGAAAACATCGTTTCACCTGCCGTTATGGCTGCTATGGGCAGTGTGCTTACAAACAAATATGCCGAAGGCTATCCGGGAAAGCGTTATTACGGCGGCTGTCAGTATGTAGATATCGTTGAAAATATCGCCATTGAGCGCGCGAAGAAGCTGTTTGGAGCGGATCATGTCAATGTTCAGCCTCATAGCGGAGCTCAGGCGAACATTGCCGTTTATTTTGCCCTCTTAAAGCCGGGCGATACTATAATGGGCATGAGCCTTGCGGAGGGCGGTCACTTAACCCATGGCTCGCCCGTAAATATTTCAGGCAAATACTTTAATGTAGTCCCATATGGCGTAAATCCAGAAACGCAGGTCATTGACTATGACATGATGCTGGAGACGGCAAAGAAGGTAAGGCCAAAACTCATTGTCGCTGGAGCAAGCGCATATCCCCGTATAATCGACTTTGAAAGAATCAGCAAGATAGCAAAAGAAGTCGGCGCGCTGTTTATGGTAGATATGGCCCATATAGCCGGTCTCGTCGCTGCCGGACTTCATCCTTCACCTGTGCCATATGCTGATGTTGTTACGACAACTACGCATAAAACGCTGCGCGGCCCCCGCGGCGGCATGATTATGTGCCGTGAGGAATTCGCAAAGGCCATTGATAAAGCAATATTCCCGGGAACACAGGGCGGCCCGCTCATGCACGTTATTGCAGGCAAAGCGGTATGCCTCGGTGAAGCCCTGAAACCCGAATTCAAAGCATATCAGACCCAGATTGTAAAGAACGCCGCGGCCCTCGCTAAAGGGCTGCTGTCCCGCGGGTTTAACCTTGTTTCAGGCGGTACGGACAATCACCTCATGCTTGTGGACCTGCGCCCGTTCAAGATTACAGGTAAAGAACTGGAGCGCCGTCTCGATGAGGTTTATATCACAGTCAACAAGAACGCTATACCCAACGACCCAGAGAAGCCGTTCGTCACAAGCGGCATACGCGTTGGCACACCGGCAGTCACCAGCCGCGGCATGAAAGAGGAAGATATGGAGAAGATAGCCGAGTTCATCTATCAGGCTGCTTCAGATTTTGACAACAAGGTGGATTCAATACGGCAAGGCGTAAAAGAACTTTGCGCGAAATATCCGCTGTATGAGTAA